A single region of the Buchnera aphidicola (Microlophium carnosum) genome encodes:
- a CDS encoding deoxyribonuclease I codes for MFFLSSHKKNNFKKNTIKNFYQAKILSIKIHKNAPGSFYCGCKIIWKQKKGIPNLYSCGYKIRKNENRATRIEWEHIMPAWQFGHHKKCWKKGGRKKCIKDKKYQYIESDLHNLQPAIGEINADRSNFMYGQLNNKISQYGRCNMKIDFQKKIADPPARARGAIARTYFYMSKKYNIILSKKEKKIFSIWNQMFPVTQWECERDRLIFQIQGNHNNYIYKKCYKKYE; via the coding sequence ATTTTTTTTTTATCTTCACATAAAAAAAATAATTTTAAAAAAAATACTATAAAAAATTTCTATCAAGCAAAAATCTTATCAATTAAAATTCATAAAAATGCACCAGGTTCTTTTTATTGCGGGTGTAAAATTATTTGGAAACAAAAAAAAGGTATTCCTAATTTATATTCTTGTGGATATAAAATTCGAAAAAATGAAAATCGTGCAACAAGAATTGAATGGGAACACATCATGCCAGCATGGCAATTTGGACATCATAAAAAATGCTGGAAAAAAGGAGGTCGAAAAAAATGTATTAAAGATAAAAAATATCAATATATCGAATCTGATCTTCATAATTTGCAACCAGCTATTGGTGAAATAAATGCAGATCGTTCTAATTTTATGTATGGTCAATTAAATAATAAGATTTCGCAATATGGAAGATGTAATATGAAAATAGATTTTCAGAAAAAAATAGCAGATCCGCCTGCAAGAGCTCGAGGTGCCATAGCTAGAACTTATTTTTATATGAGTAAAAAATATAATATAATTTTATCGAAAAAAGAAAAAAAAATATTTTCCATATGGAATCAAATGTTTCCTGTAACACAATGGGAATGTGAAAGAGACAGACTAATATTTCAAATACAAGGCAATCATAATAATTATATTTATAAAAAGTGTTATAAAAAATATGAATAA
- a CDS encoding 16S rRNA (uracil(1498)-N(3))-methyltransferase: MFIKSVIKNMNKNIPRIYIKDCLKNNKTYLLSEDNVHYVKNVLRMKMQDALEVFNDTNYIFFSKIIYISQKIIKIKTVNNKLKNIESPLHIHLGQVISKNEKMDFTIQKSIEMGVNIITPLFFNNSHFQKKNINISNKMKRWEKIAISACQQCKRNIIPKIKTPIDIFSWCKQNKHNDIKIIFHPESILTINHLTKSIKYIRIIIGPERGFSYDEIQKIVKYGFISMKLGPRILRTETAALAVITVLQAKFGDLQ; encoded by the coding sequence ATATTTATAAAAAGTGTTATAAAAAATATGAATAAAAATATCCCACGTATATACATTAAAGATTGTTTGAAAAACAATAAAACTTATTTGTTATCAGAAGATAATGTACACTATGTTAAAAACGTTTTGAGAATGAAAATGCAAGATGCATTAGAAGTATTTAATGACACTAACTATATTTTTTTTTCTAAAATAATATATATTTCTCAGAAAATAATCAAAATAAAAACTGTCAATAATAAATTAAAAAATATTGAATCTCCACTTCATATTCATTTAGGACAAGTTATTTCCAAAAATGAAAAAATGGACTTTACTATTCAAAAATCAATTGAAATGGGCGTTAATATTATTACTCCACTATTTTTTAACAATAGTCATTTTCAAAAAAAAAATATAAATATATCTAATAAAATGAAACGTTGGGAAAAAATAGCAATTTCTGCATGTCAACAATGCAAACGTAATATTATTCCAAAAATAAAAACTCCTATAGATATTTTTTCATGGTGTAAACAAAATAAACACAACGACATAAAAATTATTTTTCATCCTGAATCTATATTAACAATTAATCACTTAACAAAATCTATAAAATATATTCGAATAATAATTGGACCTGAAAGAGGTTTTTCATATGATGAAATTCAAAAAATTGTTAAATACGGATTTATTTCAATGAAGTTAGGACCTAGAATTTTAAGAACGGAAACTGCTGCTCTTGCAGTAATTACGGTGTTGCAAGCAAAATTTGGTGATTTACAATAA
- the rpiA gene encoding ribose-5-phosphate isomerase RpiA, which yields MNLNKLKKKAAWAALDYIYPGTIIGVGTGTTIFYFIEALSTIKNLIYGAVSSSNSSTVLLKKQGIEVFNLKNFNSLAIYVDSADEINHRMQMIKGGGGALTREKIIATMAKKFICIIDKTKKVDTLGKFPLPIEIIPIALSYILQEMTKIGGIPKHRKNFITDNGNIIVDVYNLCIKNPILMEKKINSLPGVVTVGLFASRSADIILIGTQRGIKTIKKRKKNIICQHNVL from the coding sequence ATGAATTTAAATAAACTAAAAAAAAAAGCAGCATGGGCTGCATTAGATTATATTTATCCTGGTACTATTATTGGTGTAGGAACTGGAACAACTATTTTTTATTTTATTGAAGCTTTAAGTACAATAAAAAATTTAATATATGGAGCAGTATCTAGTTCTAATTCTTCTACTGTATTGTTAAAAAAACAAGGAATAGAAGTATTTAATTTAAAAAATTTTAATTCGCTTGCTATTTATGTCGATAGTGCCGATGAAATCAATCATCGTATGCAAATGATTAAAGGTGGAGGAGGTGCACTAACTAGAGAAAAAATTATTGCAACAATGGCAAAGAAATTTATTTGTATTATTGATAAAACAAAAAAAGTAGATACTCTTGGAAAATTTCCATTACCTATCGAAATTATTCCTATAGCTCTTTCTTATATTTTACAAGAAATGACAAAAATTGGAGGAATACCAAAACATCGAAAAAACTTTATTACAGATAATGGAAATATAATTGTAGACGTATATAATTTATGTATAAAAAATCCTATATTAATGGAAAAAAAAATTAATTCATTACCAGGAGTAGTCACAGTAGGTTTATTTGCTTCAAGAAGTGCTGATATTATTTTGATTGGTACACAAAGAGGTATTAAAACTATTAAAAAAAGAAAAAAAAATATTATATGTCAACATAATGTTTTATAA